One Kineococcus aurantiacus genomic window carries:
- a CDS encoding SDR family oxidoreductase, translated as MTTSAELTGHSVLVVGTGGIARRTAQSARDAGADVVLAGRDPGRTASAAAAAGARPETVDLSDEGSIAALAGRLGRVDHVVNLAAAPANGPLRDLGHAALVRAFDAKVFGPALLAGRLDIGRSLTLFSGFIAWRPAAERVAMATANGATAFLAQALAVELAPVRVNAISPGVVDSGSWDGLGAAKEGFLAATAERNPARRSGTVDDLAQAALFAMTNPFLTATTLHVDGGGRFA; from the coding sequence GTGACCACCTCCGCAGAACTCACCGGGCACAGCGTGCTCGTCGTCGGCACCGGCGGCATCGCCCGCCGGACCGCGCAGTCGGCCCGCGACGCCGGCGCCGACGTCGTCCTCGCCGGACGCGACCCCGGGCGCACCGCGAGCGCCGCCGCAGCCGCCGGGGCCCGCCCCGAGACCGTCGACCTGTCCGACGAGGGGTCGATCGCGGCGCTGGCCGGGCGGCTCGGCCGCGTCGACCACGTCGTGAACCTCGCCGCCGCCCCCGCGAACGGGCCGCTGCGCGACCTGGGCCACGCCGCGCTCGTGCGCGCGTTCGACGCCAAGGTGTTCGGCCCCGCGCTGCTCGCCGGGCGCCTGGACATCGGCCGGTCCCTGACGCTGTTCTCCGGGTTCATCGCCTGGCGACCGGCCGCCGAGCGCGTCGCCATGGCCACCGCCAACGGCGCCACGGCGTTCCTGGCCCAGGCGCTGGCCGTGGAACTGGCGCCCGTGCGCGTCAACGCGATCTCCCCCGGTGTCGTCGACTCCGGTTCCTGGGACGGCCTGGGCGCGGCCAAGGAGGGTTTCCTGGCCGCCACGGCGGAACGGAACCCGGCGCGGCGCAGCGGGACCGTCGACGACCTCGCGCAGGCCGCCCTGTTCGCCATGACCAACCCGTTCCTCACCGCCACGACGCTGCACGTCGACGGCGGCGGCCGCTTCGCCTGA
- a CDS encoding zinc-binding alcohol dehydrogenase family protein, protein MSTVPAVAALDGLPVTDPDVLVDVTVPVPELRPHDLLVEVRAVSVNPVDVKVRAGLGKQPTPKVLGWDAAGVVQAVGEAVEGFAPGDEVWYAGDLTRPGSNAHLQAVDARIVSRKPTSLTFAEAAAMPLTTITAWEALFDRLRLTADSTGTLLVLAGAGGVGSVMIQLAKQLTGLRVLGSAGKPASEQWVRDLGADGVVDHRDLVASVRAAAPEGVEFLFTPNTQGQVEAFAEVVKPFGQVVGIDDPDGLDLMPLKAKSIAWHWEFMFTRSMFSTPDLAEQGELLRRTAELVDAGRVRTTLTTTIEDFSAAGLREAHRLVETGRTVGKVVVTR, encoded by the coding sequence GTGAGCACCGTCCCCGCCGTCGCCGCCCTCGACGGCCTGCCCGTCACCGACCCCGACGTCCTCGTGGACGTCACCGTCCCCGTCCCCGAGCTGCGCCCGCACGACCTGCTCGTCGAGGTCCGCGCCGTCTCCGTCAACCCCGTCGACGTCAAGGTCCGCGCCGGCCTGGGCAAGCAGCCCACCCCGAAGGTCCTCGGCTGGGACGCCGCCGGGGTCGTGCAGGCCGTCGGCGAGGCCGTGGAGGGTTTCGCCCCCGGTGACGAGGTCTGGTACGCCGGCGACCTGACGCGGCCGGGGTCCAACGCGCACCTGCAGGCCGTCGACGCCCGCATCGTCTCGCGCAAACCCACCAGCCTGACCTTCGCCGAGGCCGCGGCGATGCCGCTGACCACCATCACCGCGTGGGAGGCGCTGTTCGACCGGCTGCGGCTGACCGCCGACTCCACCGGCACCCTCCTCGTCCTGGCCGGCGCCGGTGGCGTCGGGTCGGTGATGATCCAGCTCGCCAAGCAGCTCACCGGGCTGCGGGTCCTGGGCAGCGCCGGGAAACCCGCGTCGGAGCAGTGGGTCCGCGACCTCGGCGCCGACGGCGTCGTCGACCACCGCGACCTGGTCGCCTCCGTGCGCGCGGCGGCCCCCGAGGGAGTGGAGTTCCTCTTCACGCCCAACACCCAGGGCCAGGTGGAGGCGTTCGCCGAGGTCGTGAAACCCTTCGGGCAGGTCGTCGGGATCGACGACCCGGACGGTCTGGACCTGATGCCCCTGAAGGCGAAGAGCATCGCCTGGCACTGGGAGTTCATGTTCACCCGGTCGATGTTCTCCACCCCCGACCTGGCCGAGCAGGGGGAGCTGCTGCGCCGCACCGCCGAACTCGTCGACGCCGGGCGGGTCCGCACGACGCTGACCACCACCATCGAGGACTTCTCCGCCGCCGGGCTGCGCGAGGCGCACCGCCTGGTCGAGACCGGCCGCACCGTCGGCAAGGTCGTCGTCACCCGCTGA
- a CDS encoding antibiotic biosynthesis monooxygenase, whose amino-acid sequence MSTTVVADIAPLPGREEEVGRALRAAVTRVRREDAGCERYELNTDPRDGSYVMVEQWADAAALDAHAAGPAFAELSAALEGLLARPIAVRALTPVG is encoded by the coding sequence GTGAGCACCACCGTCGTCGCCGACATCGCCCCCCTGCCCGGCCGCGAGGAGGAGGTGGGGCGCGCCCTGCGCGCCGCCGTCACCCGCGTCCGCCGCGAGGACGCCGGCTGCGAGCGCTACGAGCTGAACACCGACCCCCGCGACGGTTCCTACGTCATGGTCGAGCAGTGGGCCGACGCGGCCGCGCTCGACGCGCACGCGGCCGGGCCGGCGTTCGCCGAGCTGTCCGCGGCGCTGGAGGGCCTGCTCGCCCGGCCCATCGCGGTCCGCGCGCTCACTCCCGTGGGGTGA
- a CDS encoding SpoIIE family protein phosphatase translates to MSHDEQGTAMSGDGGADGERTAGSAWEAVARFALDVSLALSVEDVVRSLVGVGLPALGAAGCGIVTPAADGGWQLVLSTSFGPDLRARFDHEPFDSPLPACRAAREGRTFLVPDHDAAARVHPRMAEVVEVTDRPRWALLPLRVGEDVVGSLAVSWTAPGPFEEAEVERLEVFAAHCAPTVHRVLLVDQEHRAGVRVGRMVRALQRGVLTEPLDTDGLEIAVSYVPAGDGVDIGGDFYDTFPRARGDVVVAVGDVAGHDHLAAAAMTRVRTLLRGLAWDSDDGPGRLLDRLDAVVAALEPGTTATALVLTCARTDDGALDVRWADAGHPPPVLRRPDGAVRVLQGGGDPLLGVDWPGARTEHHRRLPVGSVLVLVTDGVVETRTTGVMTGLDALAASLHRTTGTDAHQVCAELATAALHDEPVPATAADDRTLLVLRATPLGARTDEAPAADGPHDATAAATRVAVLPPEPRSASTARAVVRSVAGTDGWGEDAVDAAELCVSELVANAVVHARSDIRVSASSTADRLVVEVEDENDRLPELLPPDDEALSGRGLQLVSVAAHEWGVHPVGDGLASKVVWFALHRDAG, encoded by the coding sequence GTGAGCCACGACGAGCAGGGGACCGCCATGTCCGGTGACGGTGGTGCCGACGGGGAGCGGACCGCCGGGTCGGCCTGGGAGGCGGTCGCGCGGTTCGCCCTCGACGTGAGCCTGGCCCTGTCCGTGGAGGACGTCGTGCGCTCCCTGGTGGGCGTCGGCCTGCCCGCCCTGGGCGCCGCGGGCTGCGGCATCGTGACCCCCGCCGCCGACGGCGGCTGGCAGCTCGTCCTCAGCACCTCCTTCGGGCCCGACCTGCGGGCCCGCTTCGACCACGAACCCTTCGACAGCCCCCTGCCGGCGTGCCGGGCCGCCCGCGAGGGCCGCACCTTCCTCGTGCCCGACCACGACGCCGCCGCGCGCGTGCACCCCCGGATGGCCGAGGTCGTCGAGGTGACCGACCGCCCGCGCTGGGCGCTGCTGCCGCTGCGCGTGGGGGAGGACGTCGTGGGCAGCCTCGCCGTGTCGTGGACGGCGCCCGGTCCCTTCGAGGAGGCCGAGGTGGAGCGGCTGGAGGTGTTCGCCGCGCACTGCGCCCCCACCGTGCACCGCGTCCTGCTCGTCGACCAGGAGCACCGGGCCGGCGTGCGCGTGGGCCGGATGGTGCGGGCGCTGCAGCGCGGTGTCCTGACCGAGCCGCTGGACACCGACGGCCTGGAGATCGCGGTCAGCTACGTGCCCGCCGGGGACGGCGTGGACATCGGCGGCGACTTCTACGACACCTTCCCCCGCGCCCGCGGCGACGTGGTGGTCGCCGTGGGGGACGTCGCCGGGCACGACCACCTCGCGGCCGCGGCCATGACCCGCGTCCGGACCCTGCTGCGCGGGCTGGCCTGGGACAGCGACGACGGCCCGGGCCGGTTGCTGGACCGGCTCGACGCCGTCGTCGCGGCCCTGGAACCGGGCACGACGGCCACCGCGCTCGTGCTCACCTGCGCCCGCACCGACGACGGCGCCCTCGACGTGCGCTGGGCTGACGCGGGCCACCCGCCGCCCGTGCTGCGCCGCCCCGACGGCGCGGTCCGGGTGCTGCAGGGCGGCGGGGACCCGCTGCTGGGCGTGGACTGGCCCGGGGCCCGCACCGAGCACCACCGGCGGCTGCCCGTCGGCAGCGTGCTGGTCCTCGTCACCGACGGGGTCGTCGAGACCCGCACCACGGGCGTCATGACCGGCCTCGACGCCCTCGCCGCGTCGCTGCACCGCACCACGGGCACCGACGCCCACCAGGTGTGCGCGGAACTGGCCACCGCCGCCCTGCACGACGAGCCGGTCCCCGCCACCGCGGCCGACGACCGCACCCTGCTCGTCCTGCGCGCCACCCCCCTCGGCGCCCGCACCGACGAGGCCCCCGCCGCGGACGGACCCCACGACGCGACCGCCGCCGCCACCCGCGTCGCGGTGCTGCCGCCGGAACCGCGGTCGGCGTCGACGGCGCGCGCCGTCGTCCGCTCCGTCGCCGGGACCGACGGGTGGGGCGAGGACGCCGTCGACGCCGCCGAGCTGTGCGTCAGCGAACTCGTCGCCAACGCGGTCGTGCACGCCCGCAGCGACATCCGGGTCAGCGCGTCCAGCACCGCCGACCGGCTGGTCGTCGAGGTCGAGGACGAGAACGACCGGCTGCCCGAGCTGCTGCCGCCCGACGACGAGGCCCTGTCGGGGCGGGGGCTGCAGCTGGTCAGCGTCGCCGCCCACGAGTGGGGCGTGCACCCGGTGGGGGACGGCCTCGCGAGCAAGGTGGTGTGGTTCGCGCTGCACCGCGACGCGGGCTGA